From a region of the Tursiops truncatus isolate mTurTru1 chromosome 2, mTurTru1.mat.Y, whole genome shotgun sequence genome:
- the MORF4L1 gene encoding mortality factor 4-like protein 1 isoform X3 produces MAPKQDPKPKFQEGERVLCFHGPLLYEAKCVKVAIKDKQVKYFIHYSGWNKNWDEWVPESRVLKYVDTNLQKQRELQKANQEQYAEGKMRGAAPGKKTSGLQQKNVEVKTKKNKQKTPGNGDGGSTSETPQPPRKKRARVDPTVENEETFMNRVEVKVKIPEELKPWLVDDWDLITRQKQLFYLPAKKNVDSILEDYANYKKSRGNTDNKEYAVNEVVAGIKEYFNVMLGTQLLYKFERPQYAEILADHPDAPMSQVYGAPHLLRLFVRIGAMLAYTPLDEKSLALLLNYLHDFLKYLAKNSATLFSASDYEVAPPEYHRKAV; encoded by the exons tgtgTAAAGGTTGCCATAAAGGATAAACAAGTGAAATACTTTATACATTACAGTGGTTGGAATAAAAA ttggGATGAATGGGTTCCAGAAAGCAGAGTACTCAAATACGTGGACACCAATTTGCAGAAACAACGAGAACTTCAAAAAGCCAATCA ggAGCAGTATGCAGAGGGGAAGATGAGAGGGGCTGCCCCTGGAAAGAAGACTTCTGGTCTGCAACAGAAAAATGTTGAAGT gaaaacaaaaaagaacaaacagaaaa CACCTGGAAATGGAGATGGTGGCAGTACCAGTGAGACACCTCAGCCTCCTCGCAAGAAAAGGGCCCGCGTAGATCCTACTGTTGAAAAT gaGGAAACATTCATGAACAGAGTTGAAGTTAAAGTAAAGATTCCTGAAGAACTAAAACCATGGCTTGTTGATGACTGGGACTTAATTACCCGGCAAAAACAG ctCTTTTATCTTCCTGCCAAGAAGAATGTGGATTCCATTCTAGAGGATTATGCAAATTACAAGAAATCTCGAGGAAACACAGATAATAA gGAGTATGCTGTTAATGAAGTTGTGGCAGGGATCAAGGAATACTTCAATGTAATGTTGGGCACTCAGCTGCTCTACAAATTTGAGAGACCACAGTATGCTGAGATCCTCGCAGATCACCCTGATGCGCCCATGTCCCAGGTGTATGgagcgccacatctactgagatTATTTG TACGTATTGGAGCAATGTTGGCCTATACACCTCTGGATGAGAAGAGCCTTGCTTTATTACTGAATTATCTTCATGATTTTCTAAA ataCCTGGCAAAGAACTCTGCAACTTTGTTTAGTGCCAGCGATTATGAAGTGGCTCCTCCTGAGTACCATCGGAAAGCTGTGTGA
- the MORF4L1 gene encoding mortality factor 4-like protein 1 isoform X1 gives MAPKQDPKPKFQEGERVLCFHGPLLYEAKCVKVAIKDKQVKYFIHYSGWNKKSAVRPRRSEKTLKTREDIVALFPVPEGAPSVHHPLLTSSWDEWVPESRVLKYVDTNLQKQRELQKANQEQYAEGKMRGAAPGKKTSGLQQKNVEVKTKKNKQKTPGNGDGGSTSETPQPPRKKRARVDPTVENEETFMNRVEVKVKIPEELKPWLVDDWDLITRQKQLFYLPAKKNVDSILEDYANYKKSRGNTDNKEYAVNEVVAGIKEYFNVMLGTQLLYKFERPQYAEILADHPDAPMSQVYGAPHLLRLFVRIGAMLAYTPLDEKSLALLLNYLHDFLKYLAKNSATLFSASDYEVAPPEYHRKAV, from the exons tgtgTAAAGGTTGCCATAAAGGATAAACAAGTGAAATACTTTATACATTACAGTGGTTGGAATAAAAA AAGTGCTGTGAGGCCCAGGCGCTCTGAAAAAACTTTGAAGACACGTGAGGATATTGTAGCACTTTTTCCTGTTCCTGAAGGAGCTCCCTCAGTACACCACCCCCTCCTGACCTCTAG ttggGATGAATGGGTTCCAGAAAGCAGAGTACTCAAATACGTGGACACCAATTTGCAGAAACAACGAGAACTTCAAAAAGCCAATCA ggAGCAGTATGCAGAGGGGAAGATGAGAGGGGCTGCCCCTGGAAAGAAGACTTCTGGTCTGCAACAGAAAAATGTTGAAGT gaaaacaaaaaagaacaaacagaaaa CACCTGGAAATGGAGATGGTGGCAGTACCAGTGAGACACCTCAGCCTCCTCGCAAGAAAAGGGCCCGCGTAGATCCTACTGTTGAAAAT gaGGAAACATTCATGAACAGAGTTGAAGTTAAAGTAAAGATTCCTGAAGAACTAAAACCATGGCTTGTTGATGACTGGGACTTAATTACCCGGCAAAAACAG ctCTTTTATCTTCCTGCCAAGAAGAATGTGGATTCCATTCTAGAGGATTATGCAAATTACAAGAAATCTCGAGGAAACACAGATAATAA gGAGTATGCTGTTAATGAAGTTGTGGCAGGGATCAAGGAATACTTCAATGTAATGTTGGGCACTCAGCTGCTCTACAAATTTGAGAGACCACAGTATGCTGAGATCCTCGCAGATCACCCTGATGCGCCCATGTCCCAGGTGTATGgagcgccacatctactgagatTATTTG TACGTATTGGAGCAATGTTGGCCTATACACCTCTGGATGAGAAGAGCCTTGCTTTATTACTGAATTATCTTCATGATTTTCTAAA ataCCTGGCAAAGAACTCTGCAACTTTGTTTAGTGCCAGCGATTATGAAGTGGCTCCTCCTGAGTACCATCGGAAAGCTGTGTGA